The following nucleotide sequence is from Desulfovibrio sp. ZJ209.
CCGCGCGGCTGCCTGATCGTCACGGCGGCGCCCCATGCGGGCGGCTGGCGCTGCCAGGCGGAATTCCGCGCGCTCGGCCCCGTGCAGTGGGAGAAGCTGGCGCTCGATCTTGAAAACGTGGATCACCTCGACGAGGTGGAACGCCGGCTCACCGACGCCCTGACGCGCCTTGGCGAGGACGCGCCCCCCACCTGCGAGGCGGTCATCGCCCGCGTGACGCTGGCCGGGCGCACCCCTCTGGATGCCCTGCTGCGCAAGGCGGCCACAGCGGACGACCTTGCGGAGCGCCTCCAGCATCTCGCCGGGGACACGCCGGGCACCTGGCTCAAGGACCTCAGGGTGGAAACGCGCTCGCTCGCCGAGCGCGAGGAGCTGCTGCGCCGCGAGGACCTTTTGGGCGAGACCGCGCGCCTCGCCCGCGAGATGCGCGAAAGCCCCGAGGCCCTGCATGCGCTGGCCGGCCCGGCCCTCGAACCGCTCTTCGCGCACAGCCGCCTCAGGAAGGCGCTCACGCCCCCGGACGAGGAACAGCTCGGCGCGCTCCTCGACGAGGCCGAACGCCTTTGCCTCGACCTGCTGGAGGAACGCTGATGTATATCGAATCCTTCCACATCGACGGCTTCGGCGCCCTCTCCGGCGTGGAGGTGGAGGGCCTTGCGCCGGGCCTTAGCATCTTTCTCGGGCGCAACGAGGCGGGCAAGTCCACCTGCCTCGAATTTCTGCGCACCATGCTCACGGGCTATCCCAATCCCCGCGCCAGCGAAGCGCGGCGCAGTTTCGCGCCCGTTAGCGGAGGCCTCGCTGGTGGGAGCCTGACTTTGCGCTGCCCGGGGGCGGACGGCGCCGCCGAGACCATCCACCTCACCCGCCGCCCCGGGCCCTCGGGGGGCACCGTGACCCTGAACCTCCCCGACGGCGCCCCGCTTTCCCCGGATGTGCTCCGCCAACTGCTCTTTGGGGTGGACCGCGAGGTCTACCGCTCGGTGTTTGGATTCAGCCTGGGCGAGCTCGAGAATTTCGAGAGCCTTGACGGCGAGGGCGTGCGCAATGCGCTCTATGGGGCGAGCTTCGGGCCCGGGCTGCGCGCTCCGGGCGAGGCGCTGAAGCTGCTGGAAAAGCAGGAGGAGGAGATCTTCCGGCGCGGTGGCAGCAAGCCCGCGCTCAACGCGGCCCTCGGCCAGCTGGAGGCGCTGCGCGCCCGCATCGAGGATGTGACCGCCGAATGCGCCGGTTTTGACGCCCTTGCCGAGGATTTCGCCAAGAAGAAGGCGGAGCTCGCCGCCCTGCGCGCCCGCAAGGCAGACCTCGAAGACGAGCGCCGCCACCTTGAACGCCGCCTCGGCGTGTGGCGCCAGTGGGACGAATGGCGCATGGCCGGCGCGCGCCTCGAACGGCTCACACCCGTGCGCGAAGACTTCCCGGAGGATGGCGCCGCCAGGCTGGCGCGCCTTGAGGAGGCCCGCGAGGCCTGCGAACGCCAGGTTGCCGCCCGGGAGGAAAAGCTCGCGCGGCTTCGGCAGCGTCTTGAAGCCGTCAGTGTGGATGCGGCTCTCTTGGCGGCGCTCCCCGAGCTTCGCCGGCTTTCCGAGCGCAAGAGCGGCTACCGGCAAGCCCTCGGCCAGATCGGCGTCCTTGAGGAAAGCGTGCGGCGCGCAGAAGCCGCCCTCGCGCACGGCCTCGCCCAGCTGGGCCCGGGCTGGAGCCCCCAGCGCATCCGCGAAACCGACCGCTCCCTCTTTGCCCGCGAGGGGCTGGAAAGGCAGGCGCGCGAAATGACCGCCGCGGTCACCGCGCACCAGGCCGCCATCGACGGCCTCACGCGCGCCAACCGCGACGTGGAGGCCGCCGAGCGCGCTGTGAACGCCGCGCGGGACGCGCTTGCGGTGCTGCCCGCGCCCGTGGCCGAGCTTTCGGACGAGGCCCGGGACGAACTGCGCCAGGCCATGGCGCGCCTTGAGGAAAAGCGCCGCCTCATCCCGGCCCGCGAGCGCGCCGTCGAACAGGCCCGCACGGCCTTTGGCCGCGCCTTCGACCAGTTGCGCGTGACGGGCATGCCGCTTCCGGCCGCAGGCCCGGCAGCCGCCGTTGAGGACGCCAGCGCCCTTCTGGACGGCCTGCTGGCCCGGCAGGAGGACGCCCTTGGCGTGGCCCGCAGCATGCAGGCGCGCCTCCAGGAGGCGGCGGACATCACCACCGCGGTGCGCCAGGCCGAGGAGCGGGCCGAAACCGTGAAAAAACGCATGGACAGCCTGCGCGAGGCGCAGCGCAATGCCGGCGGCCAGACCCGCGAGGCGCTGGACGCCCGCGCGAGCGCCCTGCGCGCCCTGCGCGCCCTTTCGGCCAACATGTCCACCGAGCGCGACCGCCTGCAGGAGCTCGACAACCGCATCTCGTCGGAGCAGGCGCCGGCGCCGGTGATGAGCGTGCCGCTCATCGTGGTGGGCGCCCTGCTCATCCTCAGCGGCGGGGGCATCCTCCTCGCGCACTGGCTGCTCGGCATCACGGAATACGCGCTCACGCCCGAGATCAGCCTGCCCGTCACCCTGTGGTCCGGTTATCTCGTACTCGCGAGCGGCGTGGGCTTCCTCGCGGGGGGGCTCCCGCGCAGCGGGCCCGAGGCCCGGCGCTTCCAGCGGGAGATGGCGCAACTGCAAAGCCGGCGCGAAACCTGCGCGCTGCATGTGGCGGAACTGGGCGACCAGACCCGCCAGCTCTGCGCGGCCGCAGGCGTGGACAGCATGGACCTTGTCACACTGGAAGCCACGGAAATGCTCCTCGAGCGGGAGCGCGAACAGTGCTTCCATGAGGAGCGCGCCCGGCGCGACATGGAGGCGCTCAAGCGCGAATACGCCGAGGCCCGCTCCCTGCTCGCCACGCTGGAAAGCCGCGCCCATGAGAAGGAAAGCGAGGTGCAGCAGGCGCGGCGCCAATGGCACGGCCTCATGCAGTCGCTCCATGTGACGAGCGTGCCCTCGCCGGAAAGCGCCGCCACCTTTTTCGCCCGGGCGGAATCCGCGCGCCTCGCCTTCGGGGGCGTTGCCGCCGCGCAGGGGGAGCTCAACGCCCTGCTGGACGAGGTGAACGCCCTTGAGGCCCGTGCGTCCGCCGTGCCGCCCGTGGCCGCCCGCATGGCGGAGGGCGGACTTTCCCTCGAGGAGGCCGTGCGCGAGGTCATGGACGCCTGCCGCGAGGCCGATGCCGCGCGCGAGCAGCGCATCCGCGCCGCATCGACGCTCCAGAACCACGAGAACGAGCTGGAGCGCGCCCAAGCGCGCCAGCGCGAGGCCTCGGACAGGCTGCGCGCCGACGAGGCCAGGCTTTCCGAGGCGCGGAGCGCCTGGGGACAGTGCCTGGCCGGGCTCGGGCTGGAGCAGGACTTGGACCCCGAGACCGTGCGCGAAGCCTTCAAGCTCATGGAAGACTGCCTCGACGCCGAAGCGCAGCTTGAGCGGGCGCGCGGGGAACTCGCCCAGACCCGCGCGGAGCTCGCCGCGCTCGAGGAGCCCCTCACCGCCCTCGCCGAAAACCTCGCTCGCCTCCCGGAGCGCGATGCGGACGCCGCCTGCGACTGGCTCGCCACCCTCGACGCCCTCTTCGCCGATGCGGAAAGCGCGGCCGGCGCCGAGGCCGAACGCCAGCGGCTCGCAGGGCTGCTCTCCGAAGAGGAGGACGAACTCCGGGCCGAAATGGCGGCCCTCGACATGGCGCGGGAGCGGGAGCGTAACCTGCTGGCCCGGGCCGGCGCGGGCGATGCGGAGGACTTTCTGCGATTGGCCGCGCTGCTTGTGGAATACCGCGAGCTCACCCGGCGCCGGCAGGACCTGGAGGACGCCCTCAGGCTCGCCGCCGATACACGGCCGCTCGAGGAATTCCTTGCATCCTTCCATGAAGGCGACCAGGAAACGCAGGAGAAGCGCCTCGCCGCCGTCCAGGCGGAACTTGACGCCATGGGCGACGCCGAGCAGGACCTGGCCGGCCGAGTGGCGGGGCTCAGCGCGCGCGTGGGCGCGCTCTCGCGCGACGAGGAGCTGGCCCGCATGCGCCAGGAGGAGGCCTCGCTCCTCGAGCGCATGGAGCGCATGGCCCTCGCCTGGAGCCGCCGCGCGCTTGCCGCGGCCCTGTTGCGGCAGGCCAAGCTGAGCTTTGAAAAGGAGCGCCAGCCCGAGGTCATCCGCGAGGCGTCGGCCATCTTCTCGACCATCACGGACGGCCGCTGGCGCGGCATCAGCGCCTCGCTGGAGGACGCGAGCCTGCTCATCCTGCCCCCCGCGGGCGAACCCGTGGAGCCGCAGTTCCTGAGCCGGGGCGCGCAGGAGCAGGCCTATCTCGCGCTCAGGCTCGCCTATATCAAAAGCCACGCCCTGCACGCCGCGCCGCTGCCCGTCATCATGGACGAAGTGCTCGTCAACTTCGATCCCGAACGCGCCCAGCGCACGGCCCGCGCTTTCGCCGACCTCGCGGCCGGCCGCGACGGCCACCAGATCCTCTACTTCACCTGCCAGCCGCACATGGTGGACGTGCTGCGCGCGGCCGCGCCGGACGCCCCGCTCTTCAAGGTGGAAAACGGCCGTATCGCCGCCGCCTGAACGCAAGATGCGCCCCGTGCTTTCACGGGGCGCATCCCTGGCACGCCGGCGACCCAGGCCTTTCGCTAAAACTGGTAGCTGAAGCTCGCCGTCACCCCCTGGGCCGAGGTTTTCAGGCCGCCCTGAAAACTGTAGCCCAAGCCGAAGGCCATGTCGCCGCCCGAAAATTCCACGCCTAGGGCGCCGCGCCAGGTGATGTGGTCCATGATCTGCGTTTCCAGCTCCACATCGGTGCGCGTGCCCGTAAAGCGGATGTTCGTCTTCGCGTCCATGTCTCCGGCCGCGGGAATGACCGAGAGATCCAGCATGGGGCGGCAGCGCCAGCCGCTTGGCAGCGGAAGCTCGCGCGAGAAGGCCACGCCCACGGGGAAGGTCCAGATGTTCTGGTGCATGGCCTCGCCTTCCAGAACCGTGCCATTGCTCTTCACGTCATAACTCTCCGTATTCAGGTAGAGGTAGCGGACACCGGCGTGCGGCGTCACGTCCAACCAGGGCGTAGGGATGCGGTATTCGGCGCGCAGGCCCGCGCCGAGTGCCCAAGAGGACACGTCGCTCTTGAGTGGGCGCATCTGCATGCCCGCGGGCAGGTCCTGCGTGAGGCTGTTGTAGGCCGAAGTATAGGCCACGTCCGCCGCAAGGCCGAAATTGCCCTTTTGCCAGCCGGCATAGGCGCCCAGACCCCAGAAGCCCATGTTGTTGTCCGTGGGCGCGAGCTCGCCCGAGCCGCGGGCATAGCCCCCTCCAAGATTGAGGCTCAGGCCCAGGCGCAGCGCGCTCTCGAAAGTATAGTCGCAGCCGAGCGCGATGCCGCCAAGTGTACCGCTGAAATCCATGTCCCAGTTGCCGGCGGTCATGCCGAAGCCGTTGGTACTCTGGAAAAGCGGCATGATCCACAAGGCCCAGCCGTGCCGGTGAAGCGGATCCTCCACGGGCGCGCCGTCCTCGCCCATGAATTCCATGCCGCCCTCGGGCTCGGTGCCCGTGCGCTGCCCCATGGCGTTGCTGGCCGCCTGGTTGGCGGCCATGGTCATCTGCGGCACGGCGCCGAGCACGGCCATGCGCGCGGCGCTCTCGATGGTGATGGCCGCCAGCCGTGCGTCATTGCCGATATAGTCGCGGCTGGTGGCGCGGGAGAGGAAACGGATGCCCGCAATATCCGAATCCACATAGGTGGGACCCATGCTGCCCGAGCCGAAGGCCCCGTCGGCCGCCCCGGAAAGGGAGGGATCCAGCCCGGGGAACACGCTTGCGGCCGGCACCTGCCGCGTACCGATCATGCCGAATTGGGGCAGGCGCACCAGCTCCAGCAGGGGTGTCCCCGAGGCGAGGTTGGCGCCGTTCCAGGCGCTCGCGTCCGCATAGGCGCCCGCGCCGTTGAGGACCTTGTAGGTCGCCCCGTTGACGGCGTCGGGGATATAGAGCTTCGCCCCGGAGCGGACATCGAAACTGCCGCCCGAAAGGGCGCCGGCGCCATTGGCGGCCGCCGAGGCCGCGTTGACCACGAGGAGGGAACGGGGCGCAAAAATGGCGCGGCCCGGCGTCACGCCTGAGGGGCGCCCCATGACGGCGCCGTCCACCACGATGCCGGGAAGCGCGGAAAGCGCCTGCGGCTTCGCCACGGCGAGGGCCGCGGTGACCGGCCCGAGGGAGCTGCCGTCGGCCGCGTCGAACTGGCGCACAATCCAGTCGGCATCGGCGGTGCCGAGGCCCAGGGCCGCATTATGGCCCACAACCGCGCTCGCCCCCGTGGACTCCTTGAACCGCTCCACGGCCACGCGGCTGTTGACGGCGAGCAGCGTCCCGTTTTGGAGCGTCAGGGATTCGATGCCGGCGCGCGCGTGGTCGTTGACCGCAAGGCCCCGCTGCGCCACAAGCTCCCCGGCCGTGAGTTCGCCGCCGGAAACGACGGCCGGGCCGCCCACGCTCAGGCCGGCAATGGAAGATTTGCTGTTTCGGAGCGTGAAGGCGTCGGTGACGATGTTGTTGTTGGCCGCTGGATCAAGCGGCCCGGTCAGGGTGAAGCTGCCGCCCTGCATGGTGACATTGTTGGCATAGAGGCTCTGGGCCGCCAGGTTGGTGGCCACGATGTTCTGGGCCGTTATCTTGCCGCGGGGGGCCTGCAGGGTCAGCGTGGCGCCCTCGCGTTGCGTGAGGCCGTCCACCATGCGTGCGGAGATATTGCCGGAATCGCTGGTGACCACCGTATCCCCGCTCACCACCTCGAGGCCGCCATAGAGCATGATGTTGCTCCTGGCGGTGAGCACGCTGTTGTTATGCTGGTGCGGGCCGTCCGTGGGCGGGGCGGCCTGGTTGAGGAGATAATCCCAGCCGAGGGAGATGATGTTCGCGTCAATGTGGCTGTTGTCCGTCACCATCCTGCCCGTGGCAGACGTTTGGAAGATGTTGCCCGCGCTGAGCGTGCTGTTTTCCACATACATGGGGCCCATGCGAAAATTCTGCGCGGAGGTGATGACCGCGTTGCGGGCCAGCATGTGTACCGTCGGGCAACGGATGTCATTGGCGGTGACGCGGGCGCCCGAGACGGTGAGATTGGCCCCGGAGCCGGTGATGTCGTTATAGTCCGCATTGGCGTCAATGGTCGTGGCGCTGATGATGTTCAGGTTGCCCGCGGCCAAAGCCGGCGCCGCGCCCATGGCAAGCGCCGGCGCGAGGAGAGTGAGCGCCGCAAGGACGCGGCAACGCGCCCGGGCCCTTGCGAGGCAGCGGATGACGGCGAGCGAAAACGCAGTGACAGGGCCCATGCCAAGGCTCCTTTGCCCCATGCGGGCTGCTTTGAGAGTGGGCGCCATTGTTACCCGGCACGGGGCCGGAGTCAACGGGTCATGGCCCGCAAAACGCCTGCCCCGGCCCCGCGCGTGGCGGAACCGGGGCAACAGGGGCAAACACGGGCTTCAGGCGACTTGCCGCAGGGGCGCCCGTTATGGCACATCCGGGAAGAGCTGCAACTTCTCCGGCGAGGAAATGGTGACGCTGTGCTTCACGCTGGCCTTGCCGTGGCCCGGCACCTCCACGTTCCAGAACAGCATGTGCTCCTGCTCGTTCTTTTGCGCCGGCGGCTCGTCCTTCAGGGTCACGGTGACGCCCTGGTCCACGACGACCGGGGCCGGGCGCTCCAGCTTCACCATGACGGGCCGCGCGTGTCCGTTGCTCACGGTATAGGTCCACGCCCAGGTCCAGGTCTTGCTGGTGCTGATGATGCCGCTCTCGCCCTTCTTGCGGGCGTCGTCGAAGGTGCGCACGCTGACGCGCGGGTCCGCCCCGAAATAGAGCGTCGCCTCGCCCCCGCGCGGGCGGAACATGCCGGAGCCCACGCCCTGGCCGTCCACGCTGTATTCGGCCATGCCCTCGGGCCACGCCGTGTCGCCCGCAAGGTCATACTTCGCGAGCAGCCACACGCGGCTGTCGCCCCGGCTGGGCCTGGCGAGCCATTGGAGCGGCGCCTCCCAGGCGTCCGCCGTGATCAGGAGGCGCGAACGCCCCTCGGGGAGGCCCGCCTCCGCGAGCGTCCAGCTCGCATAGACCGATGTGGTGTCGGCGGCGACACCGGCATTGGCCGGGGCCGCGTCCGCGGCGCCCTCGGCCGCCACCTTGGCGCTGCGCGCCGCATTGAGGGCCAGGGGCACGGGCCTCGGCTGGGGCCTCGGCTGCGAATCCACCACCCATTCCGGCAGGGGCGCGGGCTCGCGCGGGCCTGTGCCGCGCGTGGCCAGCGTGACCTTCGTCCCCTGCCAGTCAATGCCCGAATACTGCCAGACATCGGCCATGAGGCGCACGTCGATGACGCCGCCCTTGCCTTCCTCCGGCCGGGCGTTGAAATCATAGACAGCGCTCCACCCGCAGTGGCGCCAGATGTAGGAATAGCGCACAAGGACCTTTTCCCCGGCCGGCACGGGCTTTTGCAGGGTCACGCGCACGAGCTCGCCAAGCCTCGCGCCGGCGGGCAGGCGCTCGATGCGCTGCCTGAGGAGCTTGACGCGCGCTTCCAGCATTTCCTTTTCCAGCGCAAGTTCCGGCACACTCTCGGCGATGAACCGCCCGCGCTGGGCCACGTCCTGCGCGCCGGCGTTTTCCGGCGACTGCCAGAGGGCGATGGCGGCATTGACGGCCGCAAGGCGCGCGTCGAGGCGCATGCGCTCGGTGACGAGCTCTTCCCGCGCGCGGGCGAGCGCGGCGGATTCCGTGAGCTCAACAGGCTCGGTGCTCCAGCGCACGATGGTCTGCCCGGGCACGGAGAGCTGAAGGTTGTCAGCATCCGGCGGGAGCGCGAAAACAAGGGTCTTGCCCGCCTCAGGCCCGGAAGCCTCGGGCGCAAGCCGCTCCTCCACGGCAAGGCGCCCGCCCACGGGCGAGAGCAGGGCCGTGGCCGGGCTCGCCAGCGTAAAACCGGCCGCATGCGGGCGCGCAGGCGCCGCGGCGGCCACCGGCCACGCGAGGGAGAGGCAGAGCAGCGCCCCGAACAGCGCAAGGGCACCAGCGCGGGGGATCCAATGTATCTTTGCCATGGCAAACTCCAGCAGGGGCGCCCGAAGCGGCCCCGGTTCAGCGGGTGAGCCTGCGGAACTTGAGGCGGTGCGGCGTCTCGGCCTCCTTGCCGAGGCGCTTCTTCCTGTCCTCCTCATATTCCCGGAAATTGCCCTCGAAAAAGGCCACATGGGCGTCGTCCTCAAAGGCCATGATGTGCGTGGCCACGCGGTCGAGGAACCAGCGGTCGTGGCTGATGACGAGCACGCAGCCCGCGAAGTTGTCGAGCGCGTCTTCCAAGGCGCGCATGGTGTTGACATCGATGTCGTTGGTGGGCTCGTCCAGAAGGAGCACATTGGCGCCGGACTTGAGCATCCGCGCGAGGTGCAGGCGGTTGCGCTCGCCGCCGGAGAGCACGCCGGCCTTTTTCTGCTGGTCCGCGCCATGGAAGTTGAAGCGCGTGCAGTAGGCGCGGGCGTTCACCTCGCGGCCGCCCAGGCGGATGGTTTCGTGCCCGTCGCTGATGAGCTCATACACCGTCTTGTCCGGGTCCAGCGATTCGCGGCCCTGGTCCACATGGGCGAAGACCACGCTGCCGCCTACGGTGAGGCGGCCGCTGTCCGGCTTTTCCTGCCCGGTGAGCATCTTGAAGAGCGTGGTCTTGCCAGCGCCGTTGGGGCCGATGATGCCCACGATGGCCCCGGGCGGGATGACGGCGGTCACATCCTCCATGAGCAGGCGGTCGCCCATGGCCTTGGTCACCTTGTCGAGCTCGATGACGCTCTTGCCGAGGCGCGGGCCTGGCGGGATATAGATCTGCAGGTCTGGCGCGCGCTTCTCGCTCTCGTGCGAGAGCATGGCCTCATAGGCGTTGAGGCGCGCCTTGCCCTTGGCGTGGCGCCCCTTGGGCGACATGCGGATCCACTCCAGCTCGCGCGCGAGGGTCTTCTGGCGCTCGGCCTCGGCCTTTTCCTCCCCGGCGAGGCGCTTCTGCTTCTGCTCGAGCCAGGAGGAATAGTTGCCCTTCCACGGGATGCCCCGGCCGCGGTCGAGCTCGAGTATCCAGCCGGCCACATTGTCGAGGAAGTAGCGGTCATGGGTGACGGCAATGACCGTGCCCGGGAAGGTGGAAAGATAGCGCTCGAGCCAGGCCACGGATTCGGCGTCAAGGTGGTTGGTGGGCTCGTCGAGCA
It contains:
- a CDS encoding DUF4139 domain-containing protein; translated protein: MAKIHWIPRAGALALFGALLCLSLAWPVAAAAPARPHAAGFTLASPATALLSPVGGRLAVEERLAPEASGPEAGKTLVFALPPDADNLQLSVPGQTIVRWSTEPVELTESAALARAREELVTERMRLDARLAAVNAAIALWQSPENAGAQDVAQRGRFIAESVPELALEKEMLEARVKLLRQRIERLPAGARLGELVRVTLQKPVPAGEKVLVRYSYIWRHCGWSAVYDFNARPEEGKGGVIDVRLMADVWQYSGIDWQGTKVTLATRGTGPREPAPLPEWVVDSQPRPQPRPVPLALNAARSAKVAAEGAADAAPANAGVAADTTSVYASWTLAEAGLPEGRSRLLITADAWEAPLQWLARPSRGDSRVWLLAKYDLAGDTAWPEGMAEYSVDGQGVGSGMFRPRGGEATLYFGADPRVSVRTFDDARKKGESGIISTSKTWTWAWTYTVSNGHARPVMVKLERPAPVVVDQGVTVTLKDEPPAQKNEQEHMLFWNVEVPGHGKASVKHSVTISSPEKLQLFPDVP
- the ettA gene encoding energy-dependent translational throttle protein EttA — protein: MSNEPDKIIYSMIRVSKKHGQKEVLKDINLSYFYGAKIGVLGLNGAGKSSLLKILAGVDEAFDGKTVLAPGYTIGYLEQEPLAGETRTVREVVEEGVAPLVAIAKEFEEINAKFAEPMEPEEMDALLARQAEVQEKMDANGVWDLESRLEMAMDALRCPPGDMPVNKISGGERRRVALCRLLLQNPDILLLDEPTNHLDAESVAWLERYLSTFPGTVIAVTHDRYFLDNVAGWILELDRGRGIPWKGNYSSWLEQKQKRLAGEEKAEAERQKTLARELEWIRMSPKGRHAKGKARLNAYEAMLSHESEKRAPDLQIYIPPGPRLGKSVIELDKVTKAMGDRLLMEDVTAVIPPGAIVGIIGPNGAGKTTLFKMLTGQEKPDSGRLTVGGSVVFAHVDQGRESLDPDKTVYELISDGHETIRLGGREVNARAYCTRFNFHGADQQKKAGVLSGGERNRLHLARMLKSGANVLLLDEPTNDIDVNTMRALEDALDNFAGCVLVISHDRWFLDRVATHIMAFEDDAHVAFFEGNFREYEEDRKKRLGKEAETPHRLKFRRLTR
- a CDS encoding autotransporter outer membrane beta-barrel domain-containing protein; the encoded protein is MGPVTAFSLAVIRCLARARARCRVLAALTLLAPALAMGAAPALAAGNLNIISATTIDANADYNDITGSGANLTVSGARVTANDIRCPTVHMLARNAVITSAQNFRMGPMYVENSTLSAGNIFQTSATGRMVTDNSHIDANIISLGWDYLLNQAAPPTDGPHQHNNSVLTARSNIMLYGGLEVVSGDTVVTSDSGNISARMVDGLTQREGATLTLQAPRGKITAQNIVATNLAAQSLYANNVTMQGGSFTLTGPLDPAANNNIVTDAFTLRNSKSSIAGLSVGGPAVVSGGELTAGELVAQRGLAVNDHARAGIESLTLQNGTLLAVNSRVAVERFKESTGASAVVGHNAALGLGTADADWIVRQFDAADGSSLGPVTAALAVAKPQALSALPGIVVDGAVMGRPSGVTPGRAIFAPRSLLVVNAASAAANGAGALSGGSFDVRSGAKLYIPDAVNGATYKVLNGAGAYADASAWNGANLASGTPLLELVRLPQFGMIGTRQVPAASVFPGLDPSLSGAADGAFGSGSMGPTYVDSDIAGIRFLSRATSRDYIGNDARLAAITIESAARMAVLGAVPQMTMAANQAASNAMGQRTGTEPEGGMEFMGEDGAPVEDPLHRHGWALWIMPLFQSTNGFGMTAGNWDMDFSGTLGGIALGCDYTFESALRLGLSLNLGGGYARGSGELAPTDNNMGFWGLGAYAGWQKGNFGLAADVAYTSAYNSLTQDLPAGMQMRPLKSDVSSWALGAGLRAEYRIPTPWLDVTPHAGVRYLYLNTESYDVKSNGTVLEGEAMHQNIWTFPVGVAFSRELPLPSGWRCRPMLDLSVIPAAGDMDAKTNIRFTGTRTDVELETQIMDHITWRGALGVEFSGGDMAFGLGYSFQGGLKTSAQGVTASFSYQF
- a CDS encoding AAA family ATPase is translated as MYIESFHIDGFGALSGVEVEGLAPGLSIFLGRNEAGKSTCLEFLRTMLTGYPNPRASEARRSFAPVSGGLAGGSLTLRCPGADGAAETIHLTRRPGPSGGTVTLNLPDGAPLSPDVLRQLLFGVDREVYRSVFGFSLGELENFESLDGEGVRNALYGASFGPGLRAPGEALKLLEKQEEEIFRRGGSKPALNAALGQLEALRARIEDVTAECAGFDALAEDFAKKKAELAALRARKADLEDERRHLERRLGVWRQWDEWRMAGARLERLTPVREDFPEDGAARLARLEEAREACERQVAAREEKLARLRQRLEAVSVDAALLAALPELRRLSERKSGYRQALGQIGVLEESVRRAEAALAHGLAQLGPGWSPQRIRETDRSLFAREGLERQAREMTAAVTAHQAAIDGLTRANRDVEAAERAVNAARDALAVLPAPVAELSDEARDELRQAMARLEEKRRLIPARERAVEQARTAFGRAFDQLRVTGMPLPAAGPAAAVEDASALLDGLLARQEDALGVARSMQARLQEAADITTAVRQAEERAETVKKRMDSLREAQRNAGGQTREALDARASALRALRALSANMSTERDRLQELDNRISSEQAPAPVMSVPLIVVGALLILSGGGILLAHWLLGITEYALTPEISLPVTLWSGYLVLASGVGFLAGGLPRSGPEARRFQREMAQLQSRRETCALHVAELGDQTRQLCAAAGVDSMDLVTLEATEMLLEREREQCFHEERARRDMEALKREYAEARSLLATLESRAHEKESEVQQARRQWHGLMQSLHVTSVPSPESAATFFARAESARLAFGGVAAAQGELNALLDEVNALEARASAVPPVAARMAEGGLSLEEAVREVMDACREADAAREQRIRAASTLQNHENELERAQARQREASDRLRADEARLSEARSAWGQCLAGLGLEQDLDPETVREAFKLMEDCLDAEAQLERARGELAQTRAELAALEEPLTALAENLARLPERDADAACDWLATLDALFADAESAAGAEAERQRLAGLLSEEEDELRAEMAALDMARERERNLLARAGAGDAEDFLRLAALLVEYRELTRRRQDLEDALRLAADTRPLEEFLASFHEGDQETQEKRLAAVQAELDAMGDAEQDLAGRVAGLSARVGALSRDEELARMRQEEASLLERMERMALAWSRRALAAALLRQAKLSFEKERQPEVIREASAIFSTITDGRWRGISASLEDASLLILPPAGEPVEPQFLSRGAQEQAYLALRLAYIKSHALHAAPLPVIMDEVLVNFDPERAQRTARAFADLAAGRDGHQILYFTCQPHMVDVLRAAAPDAPLFKVENGRIAAA